The Wigglesworthia glossinidia endosymbiont of Glossina morsitans morsitans (Yale colony) genome has a window encoding:
- the ubiG gene encoding bifunctional 2-polyprenyl-6-hydroxyphenol methylase/3-demethylubiquinol 3-O-methyltransferase UbiG has product MFKKINFLKNSNFDDMASKWWDINGISKFLHLMNPLRTQYITNASQGIFEKKILDIGCGAGILSESLCNAGGIVTGLDISSNMIHEARMHAKIKNLNIRYVNENVLAHIKNHIQYYDTIVCMEVLEHTRHPMEIVHICSQLIKPGGDIFFSTISRTLISFFTIIFLAEYLFRFIPIKTHSFAQFITPCELLAWLDNTGLKAQDIIGIKYNPCTRNFYLSPNVNTNYIIHARLL; this is encoded by the coding sequence ATGTTTAAAAAAATAAATTTTTTAAAAAATTCTAATTTTGATGATATGGCATCTAAATGGTGGGATATAAATGGAATATCAAAATTTTTACATTTAATGAATCCACTGAGAACACAATATATCACTAATGCTTCTCAAGGAATTTTTGAAAAAAAAATATTAGATATTGGATGTGGAGCAGGAATTTTGTCTGAAAGCTTATGTAATGCAGGCGGAATAGTTACTGGACTAGATATCAGTAGTAACATGATACATGAAGCACGTATGCATGCAAAAATTAAAAATTTAAATATTCGATATGTTAATGAAAATGTATTAGCACATATTAAAAATCATATACAATATTATGACACAATTGTTTGTATGGAAGTTTTGGAACATACTCGTCATCCTATGGAAATAGTACATATATGTTCACAACTTATAAAACCAGGAGGAGATATATTTTTTTCGACTATTAGTCGTACTTTGATTTCTTTTTTTACTATAATTTTTTTAGCAGAGTATTTATTTCGATTTATACCAATTAAAACGCATAGTTTTGCACAATTTATTACTCCATGTGAATTGCTTGCTTGGTTAGATAATACTGGTCTAAAAGCGCAAGATATTATTGGTATAAAATATAATCCATGTACAAGAAATTTCTACTTATCTCCGAACGTCAATACAAATTATATAATACATGCACGTTTATTATAA
- the asd gene encoding aspartate-semialdehyde dehydrogenase, which yields MKYVGFIGWRGLVGSVLIQRMQEENDFKYIRPVFFSSSQNGRYKTIINNKLNFIYHAFNLEILIELDIIVSCQGNSYTKIIHNRLRKLNWQGYWIDSASILRMHQNSCIVLEPVNRSIVKKKIFQGYKDFIGSNCSVSLMLIALGGLFEKKLIEWVSVATYQAATGAGSNYTRKLLLQINKIHSLLGNKLNNPAFDILKIENKIHKLIKNKNIFQNSILAYNIMPWIGKKIKFQQSLEEKKYQEEVFKILNLNHVIPIDGTCVRVGSLRCHSQSFTIKLKKNVSILEIEQILSNHNAWVKIIPDDPEKIINDLTPVSVSGSLYIAIGRIRKLSIGNKYLSIFTVGDQLLWGAAEPLRCVLNQLII from the coding sequence ATGAAATATGTTGGTTTTATAGGTTGGCGAGGTTTAGTTGGATCAGTTTTAATTCAACGCATGCAAGAAGAAAATGACTTTAAGTATATTCGACCAGTTTTTTTTTCTTCATCACAAAATGGACGGTATAAAACTATTATTAATAATAAATTAAATTTTATTTATCATGCATTTAATTTAGAAATATTAATTGAATTAGATATTATTGTTAGTTGCCAAGGCAACTCATATACTAAAATTATACATAATAGACTAAGAAAATTAAATTGGCAAGGATATTGGATCGATTCTGCTTCTATATTACGCATGCATCAAAATTCATGTATTGTTTTAGAACCGGTTAATCGTAGTATAGTTAAAAAAAAAATATTTCAAGGATATAAAGATTTTATAGGAAGTAATTGTTCTGTCAGTTTAATGTTAATTGCATTAGGAGGATTATTTGAAAAAAAATTGATTGAATGGGTTTCGGTTGCCACATATCAGGCTGCTACTGGAGCAGGTTCAAATTATACACGTAAATTATTGTTACAAATTAATAAAATACATAGTTTATTAGGAAATAAATTAAATAACCCAGCTTTTGATATTTTGAAGATAGAAAATAAGATACATAAACTAATAAAAAATAAAAACATTTTTCAAAATTCTATTTTAGCATATAATATTATGCCTTGGATTGGAAAAAAAATTAAATTTCAACAAAGCTTGGAAGAAAAAAAATATCAAGAAGAAGTTTTTAAAATTCTTAATTTAAATCATGTTATTCCTATAGATGGTACTTGCGTACGTGTAGGTTCACTTAGATGTCATAGTCAATCGTTTACAATAAAATTAAAAAAAAATGTTTCTATTTTAGAAATAGAACAAATTTTATCTAATCATAATGCTTGGGTAAAAATAATACCGGATGATCCAGAAAAAATAATCAATGACCTTACTCCCGTAAGTGTATCAGGCTCGTTATATATTGCAATTGGTCGTATAAGAAAATTAAGCATAGGTAATAAATATCTTTCTATTTTTACTGTAGGAGATCAATTGTTATGGGGAGCTGCTGAACCTTTAAGATGTGTTTTAAATCAACTAATTATATAG
- a CDS encoding MarC family protein, whose translation MNQLLSNVIWLFFIIDPFGNLPIVISMLHKYDSKKQRSIIVREMLIALIFMTLFLFFGKTLLSIFNLKIEIVSISGGIILFLMAIKMIFQDNYTSTELKKINKIPFVVPIAVPLLAGPGIFSTLIFLSQKEQNNNLNIFFALIIAWCVSLLVFLFFITIFKLFNNKGVNELERFMGLLLIMLSIQMFLDGIKNYFHIF comes from the coding sequence ATGAATCAATTATTGTCAAATGTCATTTGGTTATTTTTTATAATAGATCCTTTTGGTAATTTACCAATAGTTATATCTATGTTGCATAAATATGATAGTAAAAAACAACGTAGCATTATAGTAAGAGAAATGTTAATTGCATTAATTTTTATGACATTATTTTTATTTTTTGGAAAAACTTTATTATCTATTTTTAATCTTAAAATAGAAATTGTTTCTATTTCCGGAGGTATTATTTTATTTTTAATGGCAATTAAGATGATTTTTCAAGATAATTATACCTCTACAGAACTAAAAAAAATCAACAAAATCCCATTTGTAGTTCCGATAGCTGTGCCTTTATTAGCAGGTCCTGGAATATTTTCAACATTAATTTTCTTATCTCAAAAAGAACAAAATAATAATTTAAACATTTTTTTTGCTCTTATTATTGCTTGGTGTGTATCTTTATTAGTTTTTTTATTTTTTATTACTATTTTTAAGTTATTTAATAACAAAGGAGTTAATGAATTAGAGAGATTTATGGGATTATTATTAATTATGTTATCTATTCAAATGTTTTTAGATGGTATAAAAAATTATTTTCATATTTTTTAA
- the lysS gene encoding lysine--tRNA ligase, producing MNKTKVDFPNNFRQNISIQKINKCYSNFSKSELEMKNITVKVAGRLIFKRIMGKASFLVIQNIHAKIQLYIAEKNITNKKYKEILKNLNHGDIIGVKGILFKTNTQELSIKCNTVVSLVRSTKHLPNKFQELSNQEIRYRQRYLDLIMNKKSKNTFKMRSKIVNCIRNHMIDLNFIEVETPMMHKISGGGLAKPFITHHNALNMNLYLRIAPELYLKQLIIGGFEKIFEINRNFRNEGISINHNPEFTMMEFYAVYIDYQDLMTIVENLISSVVKKLFNRYTIEYKSILLNFKPPFHKISMQDAICKYHSDIKNTDLNDLKKITHIAKKFNIQINSQWGIGKLQEIIFSEIIQSHLIQPTFIFDYPTEVSPLAKCKNDNNFLTERFELFINGNEIGNGFSELNDPKEQKTRFLQQEKNKKLGEKIFMQYDANYLLALEYGLPPTAGCGIGIDRFIMLLTNNTNIRDVIFFPTLRTPQKTRT from the coding sequence ATGAACAAAACAAAAGTAGATTTTCCTAATAATTTTAGACAAAATATTAGTATACAAAAAATAAATAAATGCTATTCAAATTTTTCTAAATCAGAATTAGAAATGAAAAATATTACTGTAAAAGTTGCAGGACGTTTAATATTTAAACGTATTATGGGGAAAGCTTCATTTTTAGTTATTCAAAATATACATGCGAAAATACAATTATATATTGCAGAAAAAAACATTACAAACAAAAAATATAAAGAAATTTTAAAAAATTTAAATCACGGAGATATCATAGGAGTAAAAGGAATATTATTTAAAACAAACACTCAAGAACTATCCATAAAATGCAATACAGTTGTATCTTTAGTAAGATCTACTAAACATTTACCAAACAAATTTCAAGAATTATCTAATCAAGAAATCCGCTATAGACAAAGATACTTAGATCTTATTATGAATAAAAAATCAAAAAATACATTTAAAATGCGTTCAAAAATCGTAAATTGTATTAGGAATCATATGATAGATTTAAATTTTATTGAAGTCGAAACTCCTATGATGCATAAAATCTCAGGAGGAGGGTTGGCTAAACCTTTTATTACACATCATAATGCATTAAATATGAATTTATATCTGCGAATTGCTCCAGAGCTGTATTTAAAACAATTAATTATTGGCGGTTTTGAAAAAATATTTGAAATTAATCGTAATTTTAGAAATGAAGGTATCTCTATTAATCATAATCCAGAATTTACCATGATGGAATTTTATGCTGTATATATTGATTATCAAGATTTGATGACAATTGTAGAAAATCTAATAAGTTCTGTTGTAAAAAAACTTTTTAATCGATATACAATTGAATATAAAAGTATTTTATTAAATTTTAAGCCTCCATTTCACAAAATAAGCATGCAAGATGCGATTTGTAAATATCATTCTGATATTAAAAATACAGATCTAAACGATTTAAAAAAAATTACTCATATTGCTAAAAAATTTAATATTCAAATTAATAGTCAATGGGGAATTGGAAAATTGCAAGAAATAATTTTTTCAGAAATAATACAAAGTCATTTAATTCAGCCAACTTTTATTTTTGATTATCCTACAGAAGTTTCGCCACTAGCTAAATGCAAAAATGATAATAATTTTTTGACAGAGCGATTTGAATTATTTATCAATGGTAACGAAATTGGAAATGGATTTTCTGAATTAAATGATCCAAAAGAGCAAAAAACAAGATTCTTACAACAAGAAAAAAATAAAAAATTAGGAGAAAAAATATTTATGCAATATGATGCAAATTATCTATTAGCTTTAGAATACGGATTACCTCCTACAGCTGGATGCGGAATCGGAATAGATCGATTTATTATGTTATTAACAAATAATACGAATATTAGAGATGTAATATTTTTTCCTACTTTACGTACACCTCAAAAAACAAGAACATAA
- the prfB gene encoding peptide chain release factor 2 (programmed frameshift) — protein sequence MMETFLTKKEIFSCIKRIKFLQEYLDKKKKKNKFREKINHENLQSKKINRSIEHLKNKIKDTEILHNLAVQEHDTDTLLEIKKDIYLLNKEINEIELTYIFSKKHDCENCYIDLQPGSGGIDAQDWAKILLRMYLKWADRKNFKTKIIDKSDAEIAGIKSATIKISGKYAYGWLKNETGIHRLVRKSPFDSGKKRHTSFASVFVYPDIDQNIKININFADIRIDVYRASGAGGQHVNRTESAVRITHLPTNISTQCQNGRSQHKNKEQAIKQLKSKLYNLEMIKKNANKKILEQSKSKIAWGNQIRSYVFDNSRVKDLRSGVVSNRVQSILDGDLDVFIKSNLKFNI from the exons ATTATGGAAACTTTTTTAACAAAAAAAGAAATATTTTCTTGTATCAAACGTATAAAATTTTTACAAGAGTATCTT GACAAAAAAAAGAAAAAAAATAAATTTAGAGAAAAAATTAATCACGAAAATCTACAATCAAAAAAAATCAACCGTTCTATTGAGCATTTAAAAAATAAAATTAAAGATACTGAAATATTGCACAATCTTGCTGTTCAAGAACACGATACCGATACTTTATTGGAAATTAAAAAAGATATTTACCTTTTAAATAAAGAAATCAATGAAATCGAACTAACTTATATTTTTTCTAAAAAACATGATTGTGAAAATTGCTACATAGATTTGCAGCCAGGATCTGGAGGGATAGATGCCCAAGATTGGGCAAAAATTTTATTAAGAATGTATTTAAAATGGGCTGATCGTAAAAATTTTAAAACAAAAATTATTGATAAATCTGATGCAGAAATAGCCGGAATTAAATCAGCTACAATTAAAATTTCTGGAAAATACGCTTATGGTTGGTTAAAAAATGAAACCGGAATACATCGTTTAGTTCGAAAAAGTCCATTTGATTCCGGTAAAAAACGTCATACGTCATTTGCATCTGTTTTTGTATATCCCGATATTGATCAAAATATTAAAATAAATATTAATTTTGCAGACATCCGAATCGATGTTTATCGAGCTTCTGGAGCCGGCGGACAACATGTAAATCGTACTGAATCTGCAGTGAGAATAACACATTTACCGACTAATATCAGTACGCAATGTCAAAACGGACGTTCTCAACATAAAAATAAAGAACAAGCCATTAAACAATTAAAATCTAAATTATATAATTTAGAAATGATAAAAAAAAACGCAAATAAAAAAATTTTAGAACAGTCTAAATCAAAAATTGCTTGGGGAAATCAAATTCGATCGTATGTTTTTGATAATTCGCGAGTAAAAGATTTGCGAAGTGGCGTCGTATCTAATCGAGTGCAATCTATTTTAGATGGAGACTTGGATGTTTTTATTAAAAGCAATTTAAAATTTAATATTTAA
- a CDS encoding DHHA1 domain-containing protein, producing MITVDHGISSLKSVELARKKGMIIIITDHHLPCATLPNAHAIVNPHLKNCKFRSKCLSGSGVAFYLMLALRKVLIQNNWFKIKKIKIPKLAEFLDLVALGTISDCVPLDLNNRILVYQGLKRIRSKKCRTGIQILIDVLKLDISVLSTEDISFYLSPIINVAGRLKNMSIGVSLLLTDSIEHAFTIVKKLFFLNKKRKLISHFTEEQAIKTCKHEAKLNKQNISGFVLYDKNWHEGISGIVAARIREHFYCTTVVFAKTKNNLLKGSVRSIAEINIRNLLYELNKLHPKLIISFGGHKTAAGLVIKYCNLDAFKKIFLKLVKSKLIGMSLKKILWSDGELYPHECSLKTAKLILLSAPWGNQFPYPIFDGKFYVLKQHIIGKCHLKIQIKSIFGGPILNGILFNCDLSIWPNKKIDMALIAYKLNIHKYESYYSLQLIIIHLLPL from the coding sequence ATTATTACCGTAGATCATGGAATTTCATCATTAAAAAGCGTCGAATTAGCACGAAAAAAAGGTATGATAATCATAATTACAGATCATCATTTACCATGCGCAACATTACCAAACGCTCACGCAATTGTAAATCCTCATTTAAAAAATTGTAAATTTCGTTCAAAATGTTTATCAGGATCAGGAGTTGCTTTTTACTTAATGCTTGCATTACGCAAAGTATTAATACAAAATAATTGGTTTAAAATAAAAAAAATTAAAATCCCTAAATTAGCCGAATTTTTAGATTTAGTAGCTTTAGGCACAATATCAGACTGCGTTCCTTTAGATTTAAATAATCGGATCTTGGTTTATCAAGGATTAAAACGTATCCGATCGAAAAAGTGTCGAACTGGAATTCAAATTTTAATAGACGTTTTAAAACTAGATATATCTGTTTTATCTACAGAAGATATCAGTTTTTACTTAAGTCCAATAATTAATGTAGCTGGAAGACTAAAAAACATGTCTATCGGAGTCTCATTATTACTTACTGATAGTATAGAACATGCTTTTACAATAGTAAAAAAATTATTTTTTTTAAATAAAAAAAGAAAATTGATCAGTCATTTTACGGAAGAACAAGCAATTAAGACATGTAAACATGAAGCAAAACTTAATAAACAAAATATTTCAGGATTTGTACTATATGATAAAAATTGGCATGAAGGTATATCAGGGATCGTAGCAGCTCGCATTAGAGAACACTTTTATTGTACTACTGTAGTATTTGCAAAAACTAAAAATAATTTATTAAAAGGATCAGTAAGATCTATTGCAGAAATTAATATAAGAAATTTACTATATGAATTAAATAAGTTACATCCGAAACTTATTATATCATTCGGAGGCCATAAAACAGCCGCTGGTTTAGTGATTAAATATTGTAATTTAGATGCATTTAAAAAAATTTTTCTAAAATTAGTGAAATCAAAATTAATTGGTATGTCTTTAAAAAAGATTCTTTGGTCTGACGGAGAACTATATCCACATGAATGTTCTTTGAAAACTGCAAAATTAATTTTGCTTTCTGCTCCCTGGGGTAATCAATTTCCTTATCCTATTTTTGATGGAAAATTTTATGTTCTTAAACAACATATAATAGGAAAATGTCATTTAAAAATACAAATTAAATCTATATTTGGTGGTCCAATATTAAATGGAATTTTATTTAACTGTGATTTGTCAATATGGCCAAATAAAAAAATTGATATGGCATTAATAGCTTATAAATTAAATATTCATAAGTACGAAAGTTATTATAGTTTACAACTCATAATTATACATTTACTTCCATTGTGA
- a CDS encoding single-stranded-DNA-specific exonuclease RecJ, which translates to MHSQITILRRSLKESVEIKNKNIPPILKQIYLKRGIKTTKEIEWKTKNLLPYQQLSGINKATYILKNAIYQRKKIIVVGDFDVDGACGTALSVLCLLRLGAKYVEFIIPNRFKDGYGLTHRILNIIKKKK; encoded by the coding sequence ATGCATTCTCAAATCACGATACTTCGTCGATCTTTAAAAGAATCCGTAGAAATAAAAAATAAAAATATTCCTCCAATTTTAAAGCAAATATATTTAAAAAGAGGCATAAAAACCACTAAAGAAATTGAATGGAAAACTAAGAATTTACTACCTTATCAACAATTATCAGGTATTAATAAAGCGACTTATATATTAAAAAACGCAATATATCAAAGAAAAAAAATTATTGTCGTAGGAGATTTTGACGTAGATGGAGCATGTGGTACAGCACTATCAGTATTGTGCTTATTAAGATTGGGTGCTAAATACGTAGAATTTATTATACCTAATCGTTTTAAAGACGGTTATGGATTGACTCATAGAATCTTAAATATTATAAAAAAAAAAAAGTGA
- a CDS encoding FAD assembly factor SdhE, protein MQSKKSMIQWACRRGMLELDIIINNFFKKKFDGLELSQKKFFFKMLMYDDNYLYQWLICNQIPKNKNIHKIVILIKKFSVIHETKINKRFM, encoded by the coding sequence ATGCAATCTAAAAAATCAATGATACAATGGGCATGTAGACGTGGTATGTTAGAATTAGATATTATAATTAATAATTTTTTTAAAAAAAAATTTGACGGATTAGAGCTATCACAAAAAAAATTTTTTTTTAAAATGCTAATGTATGACGATAATTATTTATACCAATGGTTAATTTGCAATCAAATACCAAAAAATAAAAATATTCATAAAATTGTCATTTTAATAAAAAAATTTTCAGTAATACATGAAACTAAAATTAATAAACGTTTTATGTGA
- the ygfZ gene encoding tRNA-modifying protein YgfZ — MLHILNNLALVQVTGKDALKFLNNQFTCNILNLKYNMFKITSHCNVKGKVISVMYVFYYQNKIAYIQNRSVNQFQIQKLEQYSIFYDVKIIEQTSVILIELSNLKAQSVLKSIFQVIPDIFNTVVHHEYCTLIYLNYDKPRYLLIIDINKKSDLIYSLKKSFFATDYQKWLAWNIKSKFPIIERKTSELFFPQEINMISLKGVDFTKGCYLGQEIISRIHYLKIKNKFLAIMYGNFSKNPSIGDIIEYNVNKSWLRAGIILSAYRINIFYFLIQAVLVEKVHKSDRKRFRLQKNHNNYLFFKSFAEKNLSKSFR; from the coding sequence ATGTTGCACATTCTTAATAATTTAGCACTTGTTCAAGTTACCGGGAAAGATGCATTAAAATTTTTAAATAATCAATTTACATGTAATATTTTAAATTTAAAATATAATATGTTTAAAATCACATCACATTGTAACGTAAAAGGAAAGGTAATTAGTGTAATGTATGTTTTTTATTATCAAAATAAAATAGCATATATTCAAAATCGCAGTGTAAATCAGTTTCAAATTCAAAAATTAGAGCAATATTCTATTTTTTATGATGTAAAAATAATAGAACAAACTTCAGTAATTTTAATAGAATTATCTAATTTGAAAGCTCAATCTGTTTTGAAATCTATATTTCAAGTGATTCCAGATATATTTAATACTGTTGTACATCACGAATATTGTACGTTAATTTATTTAAATTATGATAAACCACGATATTTATTAATTATTGATATAAATAAAAAAAGTGATCTTATTTACAGTTTAAAAAAAAGTTTTTTTGCTACAGATTATCAAAAATGGTTAGCATGGAATATAAAATCAAAATTTCCAATTATCGAACGAAAAACGAGTGAACTTTTCTTTCCACAAGAAATTAATATGATTTCTTTAAAAGGAGTTGATTTCACTAAAGGATGTTACTTAGGTCAAGAAATAATATCACGTATTCACTATTTAAAAATAAAAAACAAATTTTTGGCTATCATGTATGGCAATTTTTCAAAAAATCCGAGTATAGGGGATATTATAGAATATAATGTAAATAAATCTTGGTTGCGAGCTGGAATAATTTTATCTGCTTATCGTATAAATATATTTTATTTTTTAATACAAGCGGTACTTGTAGAAAAAGTACATAAATCTGATAGAAAAAGATTTCGTTTACAAAAAAATCATAATAATTATTTGTTTTTTAAATCTTTTGCTGAAAAAAATTTATCTAAATCTTTTAGATAA
- a CDS encoding 5'-methylthioadenosine/adenosylhomocysteine nucleosidase, whose amino-acid sequence MIRIGIIGAMQKELYTIRKMCSINKKNKQSIFTSYFGTAYNANILIVESGIGKVLSAISTMHIIQSFNPHLIINVGISGSLKKDINIGSLILSKKFCYHDVDVSAFGYNTGQIPRAPQYYYASKLFIKLIKKILIFNKLQFKSGLIVSGDTFIYNKNILHAVKIKKFFPEACAVDMETAAIAQVCQKFLIPYISIRSISDYVFNHAEKNFKKFCSFSVYQYSFVILKIIKEIDAYYLQYKNLSKRFR is encoded by the coding sequence ATGATAAGAATAGGAATTATTGGTGCTATGCAAAAAGAACTATATACTATTCGTAAAATGTGTTCAATAAATAAAAAAAATAAGCAAAGTATATTTACTTCATATTTTGGTACTGCATATAATGCAAATATTCTCATAGTAGAATCAGGTATCGGCAAAGTTTTATCTGCAATTAGCACTATGCATATTATTCAGTCTTTTAATCCACATTTAATAATTAATGTAGGTATCTCTGGATCATTAAAAAAAGATATTAATATTGGTAGTTTGATACTATCGAAAAAATTTTGTTATCACGATGTAGATGTAAGTGCATTTGGATATAATACCGGTCAGATTCCTAGAGCGCCTCAATATTATTATGCTTCGAAATTATTTATAAAATTAATAAAAAAAATTCTTATTTTTAATAAGTTACAATTTAAATCAGGATTAATTGTCAGTGGAGACACATTTATTTATAATAAAAATATACTGCATGCAGTAAAAATAAAAAAATTTTTTCCTGAAGCTTGCGCTGTAGATATGGAAACAGCTGCAATAGCTCAAGTATGTCAAAAATTTTTAATTCCTTATATATCAATAAGATCAATTTCAGATTACGTATTTAATCATGCGGAAAAAAATTTTAAAAAATTTTGTTCTTTTTCAGTTTATCAGTATTCTTTTGTTATTTTAAAAATAATAAAAGAAATAGATGCTTACTATCTTCAGTACAAAAATTTATCTAAAAGATTTAGATAA
- the ligA gene encoding NAD-dependent DNA ligase LigA, producing MSNKYKNIKNRIFYLRKKLNLWSDYYYNKNQSLVEDSVYDFNLLKLSKLEHKYPFLRSQDSPTQAIGQDCNVKLLQIQHKSLMLSLDSISNNTELFKFNKKIQKILNTGEEITYCCELKIDGLAINLTYEYGILVRASTRGNGVFGEDVTKNALMMQTIPYNLKTNDTACKYIEIRGEVFINKSKFFKLNEVAKLNNKKLFSNPRNAASGSLRQINPKITENRYLMFYAYGIGYSDGYKLPDSQYKRLKILKLWNIPTNHYTKICVGLHQIVNYYNTIKKIRKTLDFEIDGIVIKVDSILHQNKIGCVAKAPKWAIAYKFPALEKITKIISVDFTIGRTGIVTPIAQIKPVCFLGTIVKFVSLYNFNEINRLNVMINDTVIVKHVGEVIPKISKVIFSKRTKNAKKIIFPKKCKICDSDIISIVGKKKWYCSGGITCHAQKKAALIHFASRNALNIRGMGKKIISKLVDKKILITPADFFRLDLKKITRINKIQLKSGKNLINSIKNSKEVKLHRLIYGLGIPQVGLTTSINLENYYKTYYNFINSDFHSLLKIKDIGQSTAVCIRKFLENKNNISFIQDLLQLNLKIK from the coding sequence ATGTCAAACAAATATAAAAATATAAAAAATAGAATATTTTATCTTCGTAAAAAACTTAACTTGTGGTCAGATTATTATTATAATAAAAATCAATCTTTAGTTGAAGATTCAGTATACGACTTTAATTTATTAAAACTAAGTAAATTAGAACATAAATACCCGTTTTTACGTTCTCAAGATTCACCTACACAAGCAATAGGACAAGATTGTAATGTAAAACTTTTACAGATACAACATAAATCTTTAATGCTATCTTTAGATAGCATTTCTAACAACACAGAATTATTCAAATTCAATAAAAAAATACAAAAAATTCTCAATACCGGAGAAGAAATCACATATTGTTGCGAATTAAAAATTGACGGATTAGCTATAAATTTAACATATGAATACGGAATACTCGTTCGAGCCTCTACTCGAGGAAATGGAGTTTTTGGCGAAGATGTAACAAAAAATGCCTTAATGATGCAAACAATACCGTATAATTTAAAAACAAATGATACTGCTTGTAAATATATAGAAATAAGAGGAGAAGTTTTTATTAATAAATCCAAATTTTTCAAACTTAATGAAGTAGCTAAGTTAAATAATAAAAAATTATTTTCTAATCCGCGTAACGCTGCTTCGGGTTCTTTAAGACAAATTAATCCAAAGATTACAGAAAACAGATATTTAATGTTTTATGCTTATGGAATTGGCTACTCAGATGGATATAAATTACCGGATAGTCAGTATAAAAGATTAAAAATTTTGAAATTATGGAACATACCAACTAATCATTATACAAAGATTTGCGTAGGACTACATCAAATTGTTAATTATTACAATACAATTAAAAAAATTCGAAAAACTTTAGATTTTGAAATAGATGGCATTGTAATAAAAGTAGACTCTATATTACATCAAAATAAAATAGGATGTGTTGCTAAAGCACCAAAATGGGCTATCGCTTATAAGTTTCCAGCATTAGAAAAAATTACAAAAATCATAAGTGTAGATTTTACTATCGGTCGTACAGGAATTGTAACACCTATAGCTCAAATTAAACCTGTATGTTTTTTAGGTACAATTGTAAAATTTGTTTCTTTATATAATTTTAATGAAATAAATAGATTAAATGTTATGATTAATGATACCGTAATTGTAAAACATGTAGGAGAAGTCATTCCCAAAATTTCTAAAGTAATATTTTCGAAGCGTACAAAAAATGCAAAAAAAATTATTTTTCCTAAAAAATGTAAAATCTGCGATTCAGATATTATAAGTATTGTAGGCAAAAAAAAATGGTACTGCAGTGGAGGTATCACATGTCATGCACAAAAAAAAGCAGCTTTAATACATTTTGCTTCTCGTAATGCTTTAAATATTCGAGGCATGGGAAAAAAAATAATTTCTAAGCTAGTAGATAAAAAAATTTTAATTACTCCGGCAGATTTTTTTCGATTAGATCTCAAAAAAATTACACGTATTAATAAAATTCAATTGAAATCCGGAAAAAATTTAATCAATTCTATTAAAAATTCTAAAGAAGTAAAATTACATCGTCTTATATACGGCTTAGGTATTCCCCAAGTCGGATTAACAACGTCTATAAATCTTGAGAATTACTATAAAACATATTACAATTTTATAAATTCTGATTTTCATTCATTATTAAAAATAAAAGATATAGGTCAATCTACAGCTGTATGTATTAGAAAATTTTTAGAAAATAAAAATAACATAAGTTTTATACAAGATTTATTGCAACTAAACTTAAAAATAAAATAA